One Phaseolus vulgaris cultivar G19833 chromosome 11, P. vulgaris v2.0, whole genome shotgun sequence genomic window carries:
- the LOC137819385 gene encoding uncharacterized protein, translating into MATLFDSLAVVRLPSAAISPVAARPTSAKLPQCIGLRLRPTAARFVAASAPRIATHAVRVVCKAQDTAVDVAPITDANWQSLVLESDSAVLVEFWAPWCGPCRMIHPIIDELAKQYAGKLKCYKLNTDESPSTATRYGIRSIPTVMIFKNGEKKDTVIGAVPKSTLTTSIENFV; encoded by the exons ATGGCCACACTCTTCGACTCTCTCGCCGTCGTTCGCCTCCCTTCCGCCGCCATCTCCCCCGTCGCCGCTCGCCCCACCTCCGCCAAGCTCCCGCAGTGCATCGGCCTCAGACTCAGACCAACCGCCGCGCGATTCGTGGCAGCCTCGGCTCCCAGAATCGCTACGCACGCCGTGCGCGTTGTGTGCAAGGCTCAGGATACCGCCGTCGATG TGGCTCCTATAACTGATGCAAATTGGCAATCCCTTGTCCTTGAATCTGATTCTGCTGTTCTGGTTGAATTCTGGGCTCCATGGTGTGGTCCCTGCCGAATGATTCACCCTATAATTGATGAGCTTGCAAAGCAATATGCTGGAAAGCTCAAATGTTACAAACTCAACACTGATGAGAGCCCTTCAACTGCAACTCGGTATGGAATTCGAAGCATTCCCACTGTTATGATCTTCAAGAATGGCGAGAAGAAAGATACAGTTATTGGTGCTGTGCCCAAGTCAACGTTGACCACAAGCATAGAAAATTTCGTTTGA
- the LOC137829670 gene encoding E3 ubiquitin-protein ligase RMA3-like, with protein sequence MESKYFDTIGEVSLKQKSKSISAEPTISTSENDCFDCNICLESAHDPVVTLCGHLYCWPCIYKWLDVQNSSVEPDHQKTCPVCKSQISHTSVVPLYGRGTSNPESKAKKLQMSLGIPHRPPPYSLNDMLTSARAPAQSGQQLRSSYFQSQARPIHYQQYFPDLYGSYGTNGLPYLGGAAMTSFFNPMIGMFGEMVLTRIFGVSDANLFSYPHNGNGSPRMRRQEMQIDRSLNRLSIFLLCCIILCLLLF encoded by the coding sequence ATGGAATCTAAATACTTCGACACCATTGGGGAAGTCTCCCTAAAGCAAAAATCAAAATCGATTTCAGCAGAGCCAACAATCTCTACTAGTGAAAATGATTGCTTTGATTGCAATATTTGTTTGGAATCAGCACATGACCCTGTGGTTACACTCTGTGGTCACCTTTACTGTTGGCCATGCATATACAAGTGGCTTGATGTTCAAAACTCCTCTGTTGAACCAGACCATCAGAAGACATGCCCAGTTTGCAAATCTCAGATCTCTCACACCTCTGTAGTCCCCCTCTATGGCCGTGGAACATCAAATCCAGAATCAAAAGCCAAAAAACTCCAGATGAGTCTAGGAATACCTCACAGGCCACCTCCTTACAGCCTGAATGACATGTTAACTTCTGCTCGTGCACCAGCACAATCTGGCCAGCAACTTCGTTCAAGTTATTTCCAGTCACAGGCAAGACCAATTCATTATCAGCAGTACTTCCCTGACCTCTATGGAAGCTATGGCACCAATGGGTTGCCTTATCTTGGAGGTGCTGCTATGACTAGCTTCTTTAATCCTATGATTGGTATGTTTGGGGAGATGGTCTTGACAAGAATTTTTGGGGTCTCagatgcaaacttgttttcatACCCTCATAATGGAAATGGAAGTCCTAGAATGAGAAGGCAAGAAATGCAGATTGACAGGTCTCTGAACAGACTATCCATCTTTCTCCTATGTTGTATCATTTTGTGTCTTCTCTTATTTTGA